CCTGAAGTCCGCGGCGGTGGTGCTCCAGTTCACGCCAGTCGCTCGGTGACCGCGGGCTCCGCGGTGTTGTCTGTCTTGTGACAGTGCCGTAGCGGCCGCGCCCCGGGCCCCGTGCCAGGATGCCGCGCGTGTCACTTCCGCTGCTTGCACTGCTCCTCTCCCCGCTCGCGGCGACCCCCTCCGAGGCGCCGGACACCCCGAGTGCCCAGGTGAACTACGAGGATGTCCTCGTCCAGTGGGGCTTGGCTCAACATTGCCGCGAGGTGGACCCGGAGCCAGAGGGCAAGCCGCTGGAGGCGGTGCTGGTGGCGCTGGAGGACGTGGTCGCCGAGAGCGACCCGTACCCCGGCTTCCTCAACCTCGTCCACGCTCGCACGCGCGAGGAGGTCGTGCGCCGGGAGGTGCTGCTCACGGAGGGGCAGGCCTACTCGGCGGCGCTCGCCGAGGAGACGGCGCGCAACCTGCGCGAGCTGGGCATCTTCGCCGTGGTGCGCGCCGTGGCGGTGCGCGGCGAGACACCCGGCTCGGTGGCGCTGCTCATCGTCGCCAAGGATGTCTGGTCGCTGCGGCTCAACAACGACTTCTCCGCCGTGGGCTCGCTGTTGCAGTACCTGCGCCTGCAGGCCACCGAGGACAACTTCCTCGGACGCGGCAAGAAGGTGGCGCTCGACTTCGTCCTGCTGCTCGACACGTACTCGCTGGGGCAGAGCTACATCGACAAGCAGCTGCTCGGCAGCCGCTGGACGCTCGACGAGTCCGTGGCCGTCATCCTCGGCCGGGAGAGCGGCCGGGCCGAAGGCAGTCGCGGCAACCTCGTCCTCGCCCGGCCCCTGTACTCGCTGGCCACGCGCTGGAGCCTCAGCACTCAGCTCGCGTGGAACATGGAGACCTCGCGCACCTTCCGGGGTGCGGACGTCTGGCAGCTCCCATACCCGGACGGCGCCCCCGTGCCCTACGTCTACAACGTGCGCGAGCTGACGGGCAGCGTGCTCTACCTGCGCTCCTGGAGCGGCGACCTCAAGTGGGAGGCGGGCGGCGGGGCGGGGGCCTACCACAAGGCGTACTCGCCCCCCGTGGAGTCCCGCCTGGACACGGGGCAGAGCGAGTGGTTCCAGGCCCGCTACCTTCCCCGCACCGAGGATGCGCTCTACGCCACCGGCTCCCTGCGCCTCTACCAGCCCCGCTTCGAGGTGCTGCGCGACGTGGACACCTACTCGCTGTCCGAGGACTTCCAGGTGGGGCCCTCGCTGACGGCCACCCTGCGCTATGCGCCACCCCTCTTCGCCTCCGCCTCGCACTTCGCGGAGTCCGGTCTCGCCGCGCGCTACCGTGTGCGTCTGGGAGATGCGCTCACCACCGTGTCCGCCGCCGGCACGCTGCGCCGGCAGCTCGGGGGCGGCGCGGGGTGGACGAACCGCCGCTGGGCCATGGAGGTCCACCAGGTGTCCCCACGTGTGCTGGGCGGGCGCTTCGTCGCGCGCGGGCTGCTGGACGTGAACGTCGACGCCGTGAACGAGCGCGTGGCGCTGCTCGGCGGCGGCAACGGGCTGCGCGGTGCCGGCGTGGACGCGTACGCGGGCCGCCGGGTGCTGCTGTTCAACGTGGAGTACCGCACCCCGCCGCTCATCATCCGCACGCTGCACGTGGGCGGCGTGCTGTTCTATGACGCCGGGAGCGCGTTCGACCGGAGTCCGGAGCTGGTGCAGTCGGTGGGAGTGGGCCTGCGGCTGCTGCTGCCACAGTTCAACATCATCCCGTTCCGGTTCGACTTCGGGTACGTCCTCGACGGGGACAGGCCCCCGGTGGGAAGCCGCTTCCTGGCGGGCGGTGGACAGATTACAGACAACCGGCCCACCTTCCTCGACACCCCGCTGAGGTAGCTCCGCCCGGCATGGCGCAGTGGGCGCTGACGTCCCGTGCCTCTTGCCCCCCGAGCGCCCACGCGAGCCATTGGCACGCCACTGGTCAGCGCAAGGGGGACTGCACATCTTGCGCGCGTGCGGCGGGCGATTGCTTGGGTGGCGGCGGTAGCGGTGGCGGGGTGTGGCGGCGTCGGGGCAGGAGATGTCGCCCCGCCAACGTCTGTGGTGGACGAGAATCCTCCTCCTGGCCCCGGTGACTCGCCCGGTCCCGGGGAGCCGGTGGACCCCGGTGAGGGTCAGGGACCTGGCGAAGAGCCGGGCCCGGTGCAGCCTCCTCCTCAGGTCGAAGCCCAGGCGCCGCGCTGCGCCGAGCTCTCCGAACAGGGCCTGCTCTGCCATGACAGCTGGTGCTGGGAGCTGCAGGGCCAGCAGGGCAACGACCTGCTCGCCGCGACCTCCACGGGCAAGGAGGTCTGGGCGGTCGGGGCGGCGGGAACCCTCCTGCGCTGGGACGGGAAGCGCTGGTCGCGAGAGCCGTCCGGCACCTCCGTGACGCTGGTCGACGTGGACCATTCGGGGGACGAGGTCTGGGCGGTGGGCGCCGAGGGGACGATTCTCCGCCGCACGAGGGGCCAGTGGCACGCGGAGTCGAGCCCGAGCCCCGTCGACGTGCATCGGGTCGAGGTCGCCGCTCCAGGGGATGCGTGGATTGCCGTCGCCGGAGGCGTGGCCCGCTACCACCAGGGTGCCTGGTCGTGGGTGCTGCGCGCCGCGGGCGACTACGACCTCTGGTCCTCGGGCCCCGACGACGTGTGGATTCTCGGTGAGCGGAAGGCCTACCGCTGGGATGGCTCCGGCCTCCATGAGATGGAGACGCCCTTCTTCCGCGGCAGGTTCGGCGGCACGGAGCGCGGCAGGCCCTTCGTGGCCTCCGAGCACGAGGTCTATCAGTGGACCGGCGAAGCCTTCGAGCAGCGCTTCGCCATCCCCAACTCCACCTTCACCGTCGAAGCCCTGGCGCAGCATGACGGTGACCTCTGGGTCTTCGCCAATCGCGGCGGCGGCGGCAGCGGATGGGACGATGGGCGCCTGGTCGTGCGGTGGGATGGGACGACCGCGCACGAGGTCTGGAGTGAGTCCTTCCCTGCCTCCTCCCAGTGGAGCAGCGGCATGCCCAGGGCCCTGGCCCTCCTGGACGGTGGGGGGGCGTTCCTCATGGGCGAGCGGGGACGGACGCTCCGCTGGGATGGCTCCTCCTGGTTCGAGCCTCCCCGGGCCCCAGGCGACATCGACGTGCTGCTCCCCTTCGATACCGGTGGCTACTGGGCGCTGCACTGGACCCGGGGGCCCTGGATCTCCGGACTGCAGTGGGATGGGACGTCGGCCTGGCGGCCGCTCGAGCAGGTGGGAGGCTTCACCTCGGGCCGTCTCACCGGCACGGGCCCAGAGGATATCTGGGTGCTCATCGGGCGACTCAGCCGCTGGGACGGGAGCACCTGGCACGGGTACGACGACGTCGGCGTGCTGAGGGATGTCTATTCGGTGACGCGGGACGAGGTCTGGGCGGTGGGGGACGGAGGCCGCGCGGTCCACCTGCAGGGCGACGCCTGGACCGAGGCCCCCACCGGGACGACGGGCGACCTCCAGGCACTCTGGGCCAGCGGACCGAAGGACGTGTGGGCCGGGGGGGCCACGCTCATCCATTGGAATGGTGAAGCCTGGTCGCCGGCGCCGGGCATTGACGCGACGGAGGACCTGCGCATCACCCAGCTCAGTGGCTCGGGCCCCGGTGAGGCCTGGGCGCTGGGGACACGGCTCCACCGCTGGGACGGCAAGGCCTGGCGGGACGTGGCGCCCCCTCGAGGCAATGAGCGGTGCTGGGAGCTCTGGAGCGCGGGGCCCGCCGCGACGTTCGCGACGTGCGAGAAGGGCTTCTACCGCTGGGACGGGCGCGGATGGACGGCGCTCCCATTCCACGGCAGGCCTGGCGCATTCGCGGGAAAGGCGAAGCGTGGGTACATGGCGTACGGCGACGCGCTCCTCAGGTACTGCCGCGAGTAGCGCCTGCCCGCGCCTCGTTGGCTTCCCGTCACTCGGTTGCCGTTTCGGTCCGTCAGGGAACGGTGCGCTGCTTCCCGGGTACTCCCGCACGGCCCCACGGCTTATCCACCAGGATCGATGCTGGAGTGGTCCGGGACGGTGCACACATGAAGACGTCAGCGGAGAGTCCGGTGGGAGGAGGGGCGGCACCTTCGGGAGAGCCCGCCAGGCAGCGGCTCTCCCTGCGTGTCAACGGCGTGGAGAAGCAGCTGGACGTGGCGCCGTGGACCACGCTGCTCGACCTGCTGCGCGAGTCGCTCGACCTGACCGGTACGAAGAAGGGGTGTGACCACGGGCAGTGTGGCGCCTGCACCGTCCTGGTCGAAGGCAAGCGCATCAACTCGTGCCTCACCCTGGCCGTCATGAAGGATGGCTGCGAGGTGACGACGATTGAGGGGCTCGCCCGGGGGGACGCCCTGCACCCGCTGCAGGAGGCATTCATCGAGCAGGACGCCTTCCAGTGTGGCTACTGCACTCCCGGGCAGATCTGCTCCGCGGTGGGGCTGCTGGCCGAGGGCCGGGCCCGGACGGAGGAC
Above is a window of Pyxidicoccus xibeiensis DNA encoding:
- a CDS encoding (2Fe-2S)-binding protein: MKTSAESPVGGGAAPSGEPARQRLSLRVNGVEKQLDVAPWTTLLDLLRESLDLTGTKKGCDHGQCGACTVLVEGKRINSCLTLAVMKDGCEVTTIEGLARGDALHPLQEAFIEQDAFQCGYCTPGQICSAVGLLAEGRARTEDDVRELMSGNLCRCGAYPNILAAIQQVRGRGDGQ
- a CDS encoding BamA/TamA family outer membrane protein: MPRVSLPLLALLLSPLAATPSEAPDTPSAQVNYEDVLVQWGLAQHCREVDPEPEGKPLEAVLVALEDVVAESDPYPGFLNLVHARTREEVVRREVLLTEGQAYSAALAEETARNLRELGIFAVVRAVAVRGETPGSVALLIVAKDVWSLRLNNDFSAVGSLLQYLRLQATEDNFLGRGKKVALDFVLLLDTYSLGQSYIDKQLLGSRWTLDESVAVILGRESGRAEGSRGNLVLARPLYSLATRWSLSTQLAWNMETSRTFRGADVWQLPYPDGAPVPYVYNVRELTGSVLYLRSWSGDLKWEAGGGAGAYHKAYSPPVESRLDTGQSEWFQARYLPRTEDALYATGSLRLYQPRFEVLRDVDTYSLSEDFQVGPSLTATLRYAPPLFASASHFAESGLAARYRVRLGDALTTVSAAGTLRRQLGGGAGWTNRRWAMEVHQVSPRVLGGRFVARGLLDVNVDAVNERVALLGGGNGLRGAGVDAYAGRRVLLFNVEYRTPPLIIRTLHVGGVLFYDAGSAFDRSPELVQSVGVGLRLLLPQFNIIPFRFDFGYVLDGDRPPVGSRFLAGGGQITDNRPTFLDTPLR
- a CDS encoding WD40/YVTN/BNR-like repeat-containing protein, with the translated sequence MQPPPQVEAQAPRCAELSEQGLLCHDSWCWELQGQQGNDLLAATSTGKEVWAVGAAGTLLRWDGKRWSREPSGTSVTLVDVDHSGDEVWAVGAEGTILRRTRGQWHAESSPSPVDVHRVEVAAPGDAWIAVAGGVARYHQGAWSWVLRAAGDYDLWSSGPDDVWILGERKAYRWDGSGLHEMETPFFRGRFGGTERGRPFVASEHEVYQWTGEAFEQRFAIPNSTFTVEALAQHDGDLWVFANRGGGGSGWDDGRLVVRWDGTTAHEVWSESFPASSQWSSGMPRALALLDGGGAFLMGERGRTLRWDGSSWFEPPRAPGDIDVLLPFDTGGYWALHWTRGPWISGLQWDGTSAWRPLEQVGGFTSGRLTGTGPEDIWVLIGRLSRWDGSTWHGYDDVGVLRDVYSVTRDEVWAVGDGGRAVHLQGDAWTEAPTGTTGDLQALWASGPKDVWAGGATLIHWNGEAWSPAPGIDATEDLRITQLSGSGPGEAWALGTRLHRWDGKAWRDVAPPRGNERCWELWSAGPAATFATCEKGFYRWDGRGWTALPFHGRPGAFAGKAKRGYMAYGDALLRYCRE